Proteins found in one Amycolatopsis aidingensis genomic segment:
- a CDS encoding alpha/beta fold hydrolase, with protein MIYKTEAGEREILRRYEQSLANWPIPAEHRRVPTREGDTFVLVCGPVDAPPLVLFHGSGSNATIWMGDVPAWAEHFRVHAIDMIGEPGFSAPARPPLHSPAYARWLDDVLEQLGLDRVAITGASLGGWLALDYATRRPDRIEKLALLCPGGVGRQKIGFLFKALLYKPFGTWGTRRSIQAVAGVDPREEPEIAEYLTLMFTHFLPRRDRLPVFSDEALGKLAMPVMVIVGGRDAMFDSHDTARRINRAVPHASVTVLPEVAHSIIGQTQPILNFLRT; from the coding sequence GCCGAGCATCGCCGGGTGCCGACCCGTGAAGGTGACACGTTCGTCCTCGTCTGCGGCCCAGTCGACGCACCGCCCCTCGTGCTGTTCCACGGATCGGGTTCCAACGCGACGATATGGATGGGGGACGTCCCGGCGTGGGCCGAGCACTTCCGCGTCCACGCCATCGACATGATCGGCGAACCGGGATTTTCCGCACCCGCACGCCCGCCACTGCACTCCCCCGCCTACGCCCGGTGGCTGGACGACGTCCTGGAACAGCTCGGGCTCGACCGCGTCGCGATCACCGGAGCCTCGCTCGGCGGATGGCTGGCGCTGGACTACGCCACCCGGCGCCCGGACAGGATCGAGAAGCTCGCATTGCTGTGCCCTGGCGGCGTCGGACGCCAGAAAATCGGGTTCCTCTTCAAAGCCCTGCTGTACAAGCCGTTCGGGACATGGGGCACCCGCCGGTCGATCCAGGCGGTCGCGGGTGTCGACCCACGGGAGGAGCCGGAGATCGCCGAGTACCTCACGCTGATGTTCACGCACTTCCTACCTCGCCGAGACCGGCTACCCGTGTTCTCCGACGAAGCCCTGGGCAAACTGGCCATGCCGGTAATGGTGATCGTCGGCGGACGGGACGCGATGTTCGACTCGCACGACACGGCCAGGCGCATCAACCGCGCCGTGCCACACGCGAGCGTGACCGTGCTGCCCGAGGTGGCGCACTCCATCATCGGCCAGACCCAGCCGATCCTGAATTTCCTGCGAACCTAG
- a CDS encoding TIGR03620 family F420-dependent LLM class oxidoreductase translates to MSYSALASIGTVGLWAGGLDLRPPAESAEAAAEVESLGYGALWLSEGLLRDPFMESFTLLNATRSLVVGTGIAVIWGRHPRHLRSMTRALDDSHRGRFVLGLGTSHAAVVEGGLGLRYERPLSALREHLDRLDAPDPILELAGIERHEPGSVPRLLAALGPKALGLARDHAAGAFSYLVTPEHTAQARSILGPDRVLVVEQAVVVGARSADARARAREHVSAYLNGKPYQASLRRLGFDEADLAEGGSDRLVESLVAIGEDQVLARVAAHLAAGANQVCLQALPATRTDLPVDQWRTLAPLTTTRFAGNSGSAGSGR, encoded by the coding sequence GTGAGCTACTCGGCCTTGGCATCGATCGGCACGGTCGGACTGTGGGCAGGCGGCCTCGACCTTCGGCCACCGGCTGAGTCCGCCGAGGCGGCCGCGGAGGTCGAGTCGCTCGGATACGGCGCACTCTGGCTGAGCGAAGGACTGCTGCGCGACCCCTTCATGGAGTCATTCACGCTGCTCAACGCCACCAGATCCCTGGTCGTGGGTACCGGGATCGCGGTCATCTGGGGGCGCCATCCGCGCCACCTCAGGTCGATGACACGAGCGCTCGACGACAGTCACCGCGGCCGGTTCGTGCTCGGCCTTGGTACCTCGCACGCCGCCGTGGTCGAAGGGGGTCTCGGCCTCCGTTACGAACGGCCGTTGTCAGCGTTGCGCGAGCACCTCGATCGACTCGACGCGCCCGACCCGATCCTCGAGCTCGCCGGAATCGAGCGCCACGAGCCAGGATCCGTGCCGCGCCTGCTCGCGGCACTCGGACCGAAGGCGCTCGGCCTGGCGCGCGACCACGCCGCCGGGGCGTTCAGCTACCTGGTGACACCGGAACACACCGCGCAGGCGCGCTCCATCCTCGGGCCAGATCGGGTCCTGGTTGTCGAGCAGGCGGTGGTCGTCGGCGCCCGGAGCGCCGACGCTCGGGCCCGCGCGCGGGAGCATGTCTCGGCGTATCTCAACGGAAAGCCCTATCAGGCGAGCCTGCGACGACTCGGCTTCGACGAAGCGGACCTCGCCGAAGGCGGAAGCGACCGCCTGGTCGAATCGCTGGTCGCGATCGGCGAGGACCAGGTCCTGGCGCGGGTCGCCGCCCATCTCGCGGCGGGTGCGAACCAGGTATGCCTGCAGGCGCTTCCGGCGACCCGCACCGACCTGCCGGTCGACCAATGGCGCACACTGGCCCCGCTGACCACAACTAGGTTCGCAGGAAATTCAGGATCGGCTGGGTCTGGCCGATGA